A region from the Triticum urartu cultivar G1812 chromosome 1, Tu2.1, whole genome shotgun sequence genome encodes:
- the LOC125535926 gene encoding uncharacterized protein LOC125535926, producing MGDSSSSASYIRMVHHLIEKCICFNLNKEGCMEALEKHAKINPVVTATVWKELEKENKEFFESYNRDRVERNIEAATMERIQKMLSDAAASKTSDDDEG from the exons ATGGGCGACTCCTCATCCTCGGCTTCCTACATCAGAATG GTACACCATCTGATAGAGAAGTGCATTTGCTTCAACCTCAACAAGGAGGGGTGCATGGAGGCCCTGGAGAAGCATGCCAAGATCAACCCGGTCGTCACTGCCACTG TGTGGAAAGAGCTGGAGAAGGAGAACAAGGAGTTCTTCGAGTCTTACAACAGGGACCGCGTGGAGCGGAACATCGAGGCGGCGACGATGGAGCGGATCCAGAAGATGCTCTCCGACGCGGCTGCCTCCAAGACCTCCGACGACGACGAGGGCTAG